The Pelodiscus sinensis isolate JC-2024 chromosome 5, ASM4963464v1, whole genome shotgun sequence genome includes a region encoding these proteins:
- the LOC142829684 gene encoding uncharacterized protein LOC142829684: MAGLPLGCERSRRLSQGGELPPACLTFTIDSILRRNSGGGADLARSPRLRRDAGRARCSRLDPEEQEQGEGPSEQESSKRGSNPGKETCRMAADGAAGRGRRPGGATGGGAGSAQPGGLLRSPDSSPREGGAAGAHGSSLLAGGCRKKTRTIFSKSQVFQLESAFDRKRYLSSAERACLASALQLSETQVKIWFQNRRNKLKRQMSAELEGPAPGQAEPPGELLPQGAAAAASLAFPALYKDSTFLSRLLPLSFPLLYPGSAFPYLCFPSPGKYFSLVDGDG; encoded by the exons ATGGCAGGGCTGCCACTGGGCTGCGAGAGGAGCCGGAGGCTGAGCCAGGGCGGGGAGTTGCCCCCCGCCTGCCTGACCTTCACCATTGACAGCATCCTGAGACGCAACTCTGGCGGCGGCGCGGACTTGGCCCGGAGCCCCAGGCTGCGGCGGGACGCGGGCAGAGCCCGCTGCTCCCGGCTGGATccggaggagcaggagcagggagaggggccttCGGAACAGGAGTCCAGTAAACGCGGCAGCAACCCGG GAAAAGAGACCTGCCGGATGGCAGCGGACGGGGCTGCAGGCCGGGGCCGCAGGCCGGGCGGTGCCACAGGAGGAGGAGCGGGCTCGGCCCAGCCTGGGGGACTGCTCCGCAGCCCGGACTCCTCGCCCCGGGAAGGAGGAGCCGCCGGCGCCCACGGGAGCTCGCTCctggcggggggctgcaggaagaaGACCCGCACCATCTTCTCCAAGAGCCAGGTCTTCCAGCTGGAGTCTGCCTTCGACCGGAAGCGCTACCTGAGCAGCGCCGAGCGAGCCTGCCTGGCCAGCGCCCTGCAGCTCTCCGAGACCCAGGTGAAGATCTGGTTCCAGAACCGTCGGAATAAACTCAAGAGACAAATGTCTGCGGAGCTGGAGGGCCCCGCTCCGGGCCAGGCAGAGCCGCCCGGGGAACTCTTGCCCCAGGGAGCGGCAGCTGCGGCTTCGCTCGCCTTCCCCGCCCTGTACAAAGACAGCACGTTCCTCAGTCGTTTGCTGCCGCTGTCCTTCCCCCTGCTCTATCCGGGAAGCGCCTTCCCTTACCTCTGTTTCCCCAGTCCGGGCAAATACTTCAGCCTggtggatggggatggatag
- the LOC102447355 gene encoding homeobox protein HMX1, with protein sequence MPDEAPENTHSASARVSSFFIENLLGTEGKESREERTQRSTEDGHKETRPHGGIAGSHCAQVCCQVSPFGFSSQSYPLRDSTMEWYRRAQASFIGCASPDTSDRDSPEISEEASAGRSGGCRKEADDLGSAERREAFACGSTSREEEDKGEEPDSAEQRAAGRKKKTRTVFSRSQVFQLESTFDMKRYLSSSERAGLAASLHLTETQVKIWFQNRRNKWKRQLAADLEAANLSHSAQRIVRVPILYHENSPASALGFTLPHVSPPLVGFSNAVSYPLATFPAASVPFLRSQMTGLV encoded by the exons ATGCCGGACGAAGCGCCCGAAAACACCCATTCTGCCTCTGCCAGGGTCTCGTCTTTTTTTATCGAGAATTTGCTGGGGACGGAGGGGAAAGAGAGCAGAGAGGAGCGGACGCAGAGAAGCACTGAGGATGGCCACAAAGAGACGCGGCCGCACGGCGGAATAGCCGGCAGCCATTGCGCGCAGGTCTGCTGCCAAGTCTCTCCGTTTGGGTTCAGCTCACAGAGCTATCCGCTCAGGGATAGTACAATGGAGTGGTACCGAAGAGCGCAGGCTAGTTTTATAGGATGCGCCAGTCCAGACA CCAGTGACCGCGACTCTCCCGAGATCTCGGAGGAGGCATCCGCGGGCAGGtccgggggctgcaggaaagAGGCAGACGATCTGGGCTCGGCCGAGAGGAGAGAGGCGTTCGCTTGCGGCAGCACCagccgggaggaggaggacaaaggCGAGGAGCCGGACTCCGCCGAGCAGAGGGCCGCGGGCCGCAAGAAGAAAACCCGCACGGTCTTCAGCCGGAGCCAGGTCTTCCAGCTGGAGTCCACCTTCGACATGAAGCGCTACTTGAGCAGCTCCGAGAGGGCCGGCCTAGCGGCCTCCTTACACCTCACCGAGACGCAGGTGAAGATCTGGTTCCAGAACCGCCGGAATAAGTGGAAAAGACAACTGGCTGCAGATTTGGAGGCGGCCAACCTCTCCCACTCTGCTCAAAGGATAGTAAGGGTGCCCATTTTGTACCACGAAAACTCGCCTGCAAGTGCTTTAGGCTTCACCCTGCCTCACGTCTCTCCTCCCCTGGTGGGGTTTTCTAACGCTGTCAGCTACCCCTTGGCCACCTTCCCCGCCGCTTCGGTCCCCTTTCTAAGATCGCAAATGACAGGACTCGTCTGA